In one window of Heterodontus francisci isolate sHetFra1 unplaced genomic scaffold, sHetFra1.hap1 HAP1_SCAFFOLD_236, whole genome shotgun sequence DNA:
- the LOC137362343 gene encoding deleted in malignant brain tumors 1 protein-like: MMQTFLTLSLLQLLNCRPGNSKADPSEMAKLRLVNGGSRCAGRVEIHYRGQWGTVHDNLWDLSDAAVVCQELGCGTAVSAPRRALFGEGSGPIVTYNVKCSGTEATLRDCKSAQWSHYSNSHSNDAGVICSDHRSPRLTSGDSPCSGRLEIQYGETWGTVCDLDWDLKDANVVCSQLQCGVAVSVPRYAHFGEGTGLVLTDIFECTGNESSLLDCRLFQRTQECSHRNDASVICSGKHGPRLVDGTNRCSGRVEVLHGDQWGTVCDVYFDLEDANVVCEHLQCGTVTSIPGGAHFGKGDGPVWMESYRCRGNETRLWECPVSSWDQFSCSHENDASVICTNRKLLGTSLKCIY, encoded by the exons atgatgcaaaccttcctgaccctgtctctactgcagcttttgaact gcagacctgggaacagtaaggctgacccgtcag agatggcgaagctgagactggtgaatgggggcagtcggtgcgctgggagagtggagattcactacaggggacagtgggggactgtgcaTGACAATCTCTGGGACCTGTCGGATGCTGCTGTTGTCTGTcaggagctgggctgcgggaccgcggtctctgcaccgcgCCGGGCTCTCTTTGGGGAAGGCTCCGGACCCATTGTGACGTATAATGTaaagtgcagcgggaccgaggccaCTCTGCGAGACTGTAAGTCAGCTCAATGGAGTCACTATTCCAACTCACACTCCAacgatgccggcgtcatctgctcag atcacagatctcctcgactaacatccggagactccccatgctcaggcagactggagatccagtacggtgaaacctggggaacagtgtgtgaccttgactgggatttgaaagatgccaatgtggtctgtagtcagcttcagtgtggagtcgccgtgtctgtgccaagatatgcccattttggagagggcactgggctcGTACTGACTGATATCTTTGAGTGCACTGGAAACGagtccagtttattggactgccgtctttttcaaagaacccaggagtgcagccacaggaacgatgccagtgtaatctgttccg ggaaacatggacctcgattggttgatgggacgaacagatgctcaggccgggtggaggtgctacatggagaccagtgggggacggtgtgtgacgtttactttgatttggaagacgccaacgtggtctgtgagcaccttcagtgtgggacagtaacctcaataccgggaggagctcactttggaaaGGGAGATGGTCCAGTGTGGATGGAAAGTTACAGGTGTCGGgggaatgagacgcgattgtgggagtgtcctgtttcatcctgggatcagtttagctgctcacatgaaaatgacgccagtgtcatctgtac CAACCGTAAGCTGCTCGGTACATCTctgaaatgtatttactga